Below is a genomic region from Helianthus annuus cultivar XRQ/B chromosome 2, HanXRQr2.0-SUNRISE, whole genome shotgun sequence.
TGTGAATTTCATGATGAAACTTCACAGGATTGTGCGCGATACAATTCCGAACAGATTGACGGcttcaattccaaaatccatctgtgaattgacctttattttgatgattttctctgTTTAACGTCAAAACTCCCTTTTAACCCAAAATTGATGAGCTTTGGGTGATTTAACCGACTGTTAGATCGATTAAATCGGTACCGTAGCTCTAATACCACTGCTGACTCCAGGATCCGGTGTGTTTGACGGAGCTTCGGTCCCGAAACAACGTGTTCGGTGCGATTATTAcgactaagaaaggagtagaagatagACACGACACCGATCAATCACTTATAATCTGGTCCCTAATGATTATTCAACGTTTACAGCACCACGAGACCAGTTGGACAGCATGtcccctctgggaaccaaaagcttgtccaaatgggaGCCTCAACCCCCTATTTTTAGACAACCACATATgtgtccatccgatcggattgccatccgaccggatggtcatccgtacggatggaCCTTTACAATATCCAAACCTGTCCAACTTtctctattctatacaatattcaacacacgctctatctaactattcgcacagtggtagacgtacgaaatatgcaccaacaacctCCGCGTGCGCCCAACACTCCCGTGACCTGCTAGGCCCGTTAAGCGGCTCATTGGCCCTTCTCCTTCACTCTTCGGCTAGAAATACCCATCCCGAACCAGTTTGAGGTAACGCTAATCTGCTCTCTCACAATTACTACTTAAATACTTATCTTACTCCCCAAGTaaatacttattctcatgccAGATGGTGATAACAAGGAGCAACCCCCACCTCATTCTCCTTGTTGCGACTCACGGTGTGTTTTCATTGTGCAGAAGACAGACTAGAGGACGACCCAGCCATTGATCGAGAAAAGGAGGAATTAACCTTACTTGACAAGACTCGACCCGTGGACTATCCTCTCAgctaaccactgtttcatcataTAGGCTATTGACATAATATTAAACGAGAAGTTTACGTCAAAATGAATTGTTTATTAAATTCAATTAGTTTGGGTTGAAACAATTTCAAAAGTTAGGCTGAACTTAGATGAttcaatttagaaaaaaaataataatacaaaaaatttTCATCTACTATGTTTCTTTTTATGGCATGAATAGTATAATCGATAGGTGAAGTATGCAACACATGATGGCAACAACGACAATGATTACGACATCGACTATAGCGATGACAATGAGTATAGTTGCGTCAGCGGTGGCTGATGGTAATAGAAAAAAAGAAaagtgcccggatagtccctgtggtttgtcgaGATTTCACCTGTAGTCCCTACATTTCTAAAATTatagctatagtccccaacttttgcactTTCGTTCTTGGATAGTCCCTGGCATGGATAAAGGTTAATTTGTCCAGCTTAGTGGGTGTGAAATTACCTAAATGCgcttaatattaaaaaattaataaacGAGGCTTTTTACCCACCTACCATTCCCACCTAACCCCAAAGGATCACAACCATACATCGGAGTAAACTACGGCCTGGTGGCAGACAACCTCCCACCACCATCCGCCACCGCAAAGCTCCTCTAAACCACCTCAATCGGAAAAGTCAAACTCTACGACGCCGACCCATCAATCATCAAAGCCCTAGCCAACACTAACATAGGAATCACAATCCCGGCATTCCATCCATGGCTACTACCTTCACATTCGCTAAAAACTAGATCGGGTCCAACATATTACCATACTATCCCGCTAGTAAGATCATTCTAATTAACGTCGGAACGAAGTTCTTCAGTACGGTACACTGAAACTGAAACCCAAGTGTTGCCGGTGATGAAGAACATGCAAAGTGAATTTGACGAGGTTTCGTTGGGTGGGAAGATTAAGGTTCCGCTGGTGCATTCAATGCCGGTGTTGGGGCAATCGGAGCCGCCGTCAGCTGCAAGGACCCGGGTGTTGTGGATTTGTTGAAGGAGTTGTTGGAGTTTAATAATGAAAGTGGGTCACTGTTTACAATAAATGTCGGTTCGTTTTTTTCCGATGAGAGTGTGGATGGGCTGCTGAAGTGACGGTGGTTCTTTTTCCGGTGATGGGGAGATtttggtgtggtggtggtggtggtcgccGGAATAACGTGGTGGCGACAATTTGGCTGGAGAAGaaaggggtgggggtggggttgTTATTTTGTGTTTTTAAGAAGTGGgtcccacaaataaatatatctatttaatagtttaagttatttttttttgtggcaagaccatgtgtagtggtttagtGAATAATACCCCTACCCTTGGACGTTTTCcgccatgtggcagtccagtcagcaagggggcattattGGACGTTTTTACAAAAGGGGCATAGTGGAATAATGTCCAATAATGCCCCAAACAATCATTACCCAAttactaatttttttaaattaaaaactaataatatttcattaaataaaaaaaattacaatactagtattaaaaaaataaacttattttccCCAAACTATTGAAATTTAAGTTTTTAAACTGAAAACTAAAACCACAAGGGCCTAATTTGCCATTTTGCCAATGTTCAAAACAACAGGGGCCTAATTTGCCATTTTGCCAATGTTAAATAAACCACCCGCCTCCCAACCCTTCTTCTTCATTTGACCGACAAAAATTCCGGCTAACCATAAAACCCAAACCCACTCGAATTCCGGCAAATATtccagctatctccatctctatCTCTTTAAACCCACATGGTGTTATCTGATTGGCCAACAATTTGCAAATTTGGCGTGTTTTAAATCACGCTGGACAAGTTTTTTTTCGAAAATCACACCAAAAACGCCCCAGGGGGTGGGGTCCAGCGTGTTGGGACGTGTTTGGTggcaaattttgaaaaattaccGCCCACTACGGACGGTCTAAgagtatttttgtcatttcacacccacttaaccgagaaaactaactgatgttaggcctatggactatccgagaacgaaaGTGCAAAAGTTGGGATTATACTTGTAATTTTAGAAGTGTAGGAACTATAGGTGAAATCTAGaaaaaccatagggactatccggacaCTTTTCTTTGGGATAAAAACAAGGTTAGTTTAAAActattaaataaaaaagaaaagtaaaagaaaaagaaaaaaatcatgtttttaaactCTTAAACTAACGTTTCTCTCACAACATAGATTCCTTTCTCATAGTTTTTCGAACATTTGAAACTGCATCATCCCAACGGTCGGTCTGATCCTCTTTTATCTTCAAACGCAGAAACTATCAATTTCTCTGAATTGGCAATGGCAAATTCAAATCTATGCACTCCAACAAAACATTCGTCCGATAATTCGATCTCAATGGTTCGGGTAATAGCTAGGGTTCGTCCGTTCTTGCCTCAGGATGGTTCCAAGGAGTCCCTACCTTGTATATCGTCTCTTGATTCTTCTGGATCGGAAGTTACTGTGCATCTCAAAGATCCCTACTCTTGGTATGTTTATATCATAATTTTGTTGGATTTAATTAAGCCAAACGTTgatgtatttgtttatttttttgcAGTCGTAATGAAAACTACAAGCTAGATTCGTTTTACGGGCAAGAAGATAAGAATGTGAGGGAGATCTTTGAAAGAGAGGTGATGCCTTTGATTCCTGCGGTTGTAAATGGATCTAATGCAACTGTCTTTGCTTATGGAGCTACTGGTAGTGGAAAAACTTTTATAATGCAGgtattgtgttttatttttatcgGTTGGGTGTGACGGCTGtttggaatgaattattatttaTTGAAATTGTCAAGTGGTATAATGTTTATGGAAAGAATACATATGCCTAAATTTGAAAGGAAATTAAATACAAATAACAGCATAAATCTCACACTGGCTGAACCGACCAACTTGCTTCAGTTTGTGCAGTTCGGTTTATGAACGCCCTAGGTTTGAGTTGAAACTTAAAACGCCATGTCCATAAGGGATGTTTTATTGAGTCTCAAAATTGGAGTGACATAGTGAGATTTTTATCTTCTTATTCGAGGAAATGTAGGGAAAGGAACCACATGaatttataacattttttttttcacacaGAAAACAAAACTTGAAGACTTATGATAAGAAGTTTGAATAAGACATAAGATAGTTGATTGTGTTGTTGTAAAAAACAAATAgataaaatcataaaatgatCAGCCTGGTCATCAATTGTTTTTAAGAAGAGCTATGGGTGATGCAGGGAAATGATGAGGTGGCAGGTGTTATGCCAATGGCGACAGCAAGTATTTTGTCCATGTGTGAGAAGATGGGTGGGAAAAGTGTGGAAGTTTCATACTATGAGATCTACAACGAGCGGTGTTATGATCTGTTGGAAGTCAAAGCAAAGGAAATTGCCATTCTGGATGATAAAGATGGACGCCCTCATCTGATTGGACTTTCCAAAATCCCAATCAGTTCAATGCTTGATTTTCAGGAGACGCTCTCTTGCGGATTGCAGAGGCGAAAAGTTGCAAGCACGGGTCTTAATGATGTCTCTAGTAGAAGCCATGGGATACTAGTCATTTCTGTTTCAAATGGTCATGTAATCGGGAAACTCAACCTCATTGACTTAGCAGGTTTCCTCTCGCTGTATGCGCATTTGATGAACTGTATACATACAATCTGTGAATACAATCATTGTATgttacatatttttattttgtatatgtTCCCACCAGGAAATGAAGATAATAAGAAGAGTGGCAATGAAGGCGTTCGACTTCATGAGAGTGCAAAGATCAATCAATCACTGTTTGCACTTTCACAAGTTATTTACGCACTCAACAACAACACCTCTCGAATTCCCTACAGAGACAGCAAGCTGACGAGGATTCTGCAGGATTCTCTAGGGGGGACAAGTCACGCTGTCATGGTAGCTTGTCTGGTATGACCTCatctgcttgctttttgcttatTTCAATTTTCAATCATTCATTATTATGATTTGGCAGAATCCAGGAGAGTATGAACAATCTGTTCGTACAGTTAGTTTGGCAGCAAGGTCCCGCCGTGTCTCTAATTTTGTACACTCCGCCTCAAAGCACACTCCAAAGCTTCAAGTTGACATGGAAGCAAGGCTTCGGACATGGCTTGAGTCTAAAGGCAAGGCAAAAAAACAGGATCCATCAACTCCTCGATCTGTAAACAGGCTTAATACAATCAAAACCTCTGGAAAACGGATGCCAATTCACACACTGTcaggtattttttttttcaaaattactAAAAGAAGTTTCAAATATTAACTAACGaggctatttttttttttttgtatcagAACAACGGGTAAAGAAAGTTGAGACAGAGACTACACCTATGTGCATGAGGAAAGTTCTATACCCCATCAACACCAATGTGAATGTGAACTCTCCCAAACAGCACTCGGTTGCAGCAGATGATAACACCAACACTCCACTTAACAAATTGAAAGCAATGAGTTGTAATTTGAAGGTATAAAATATgcaatatatattattatatgatCTCAGTTTTCAAATTTGAACCAACTTAAGATGGTATCGTGTTGCAGAGCACACTTGCCCAAGAATACATCAACTTCTTAAACACAGCTGGCAAGTAAgttgaattatatatatatatatgtgtgtgtgtgtgtgtctagATTTTCTTTCAATGTATTTTGTGCTAAAGTCATCTATTTATGTTTCTGTTTTTCAAACTAGGGTGGAGCTGCTGCAGCTGAAGGTAATTAATTTCCATAACAAAGTATGCAAGTGTGTTTCTTTTTCAACTGCTTATacttttttgtattgaatgttttTTCAGGGCATTGGGGAAAAGATGGCTGACTACATACTTGAGCTTAGAGATGAGACCCCCTTGAAATCAGTAAGTGCTAACTAGAAGTAATCAATTTggattgtgtttttttttttctttctcaaaCAGGTCATCGTAATAAAATTTGGTTTTTCATAATTAAcgtattaattatttaaaatatgACAAAAAGGCCCATTTTGACCATATAAAAATGAGTTGTTTTTATAACCTATGTCCACTTTGACCTGTTTGTTAACAAAATGAGGATGTAGTGCaagtatttatttatataatggTTGAAGGTGTCGATAGTTATTAATAATGAATGGCTGTAATGGTGCA
It encodes:
- the LOC110918853 gene encoding kinesin-like protein KIN-10C isoform X2, with amino-acid sequence MANSNLCTPTKHSSDNSISMVRVIARVRPFLPQDGSKESLPCISSLDSSGSEVTVHLKDPYSCRNENYKLDSFYGQEDKNVREIFEREVMPLIPAVVNGSNATVFAYGATGSGKTFIMQGNDEVAGVMPMATASILSMCEKMGGKSVEVSYYEIYNERCYDLLEVKAKEIAILDDKDGRPHLIGLSKIPISSMLDFQETLSCGLQRRKVASTGLNDVSSRSHGILVISVSNGHVIGKLNLIDLAGNEDNKKSGNEGVRLHESAKINQSLFALSQVIYALNNNTSRIPYRDSKLTRILQDSLGGTSHAVMVACLNPGEYEQSVRTVSLAARSRRVSNFVHSASKHTPKLQVDMEARLRTWLESKGKAKKQDPSTPRSVNRLNTIKTSGKRMPIHTLSEQRVKKVETETTPMCMRKVLYPINTNVNVNSPKQHSVAADDNTNTPLNKLKAMSCNLKSTLAQEYINFLNTAGKVELLQLKGIGEKMADYILELRDETPLKSLNDLEKIGLSSKQVAIMFGRTAKGLFD
- the LOC110918853 gene encoding kinesin-like protein KIN-10C isoform X1, translating into MANSNLCTPTKHSSDNSISMVRVIARVRPFLPQDGSKESLPCISSLDSSGSEVTVHLKDPYSCRNENYKLDSFYGQEDKNVREIFEREVMPLIPAVVNGSNATVFAYGATGSGKTFIMQGNDEVAGVMPMATASILSMCEKMGGKSVEVSYYEIYNERCYDLLEVKAKEIAILDDKDGRPHLIGLSKIPISSMLDFQETLSCGLQRRKVASTGLNDVSSRSHGILVISVSNGHVIGKLNLIDLAGFLSLYAHLMNCIHTICEYNHCMLHIFILYMFPPGNEDNKKSGNEGVRLHESAKINQSLFALSQVIYALNNNTSRIPYRDSKLTRILQDSLGGTSHAVMVACLNPGEYEQSVRTVSLAARSRRVSNFVHSASKHTPKLQVDMEARLRTWLESKGKAKKQDPSTPRSVNRLNTIKTSGKRMPIHTLSEQRVKKVETETTPMCMRKVLYPINTNVNVNSPKQHSVAADDNTNTPLNKLKAMSCNLKSTLAQEYINFLNTAGKVELLQLKGIGEKMADYILELRDETPLKSLNDLEKIGLSSKQVAIMFGRTAKGLFD